Proteins found in one Sardina pilchardus chromosome 3, fSarPil1.1, whole genome shotgun sequence genomic segment:
- the pgls gene encoding 6-phosphogluconolactonase translates to MASSRRVVVFPSSAELGPVLAQLVCDRAQKALSAGRSQFSLGLSGGSLVSMLSKELPAQPGLDCSKWVVGFCDERLVPFDDGESTYGLYKNQLFSKINIPDEGILAINPSLPVEECAEDYAHKLSQVFPNEDVPVFDMLLLGMGPDGHTCSLFPGHPLLQETQKVIAPISDSPKPPPCRVTMTLPVVNAARSVVFVSTGGSKAPVLKEVLEGGDGPALPAALVVPTQGELLWLVDEPAAASLTLGVERPGPGAKL, encoded by the exons ATGGCCAGCAGCAGAAGAGTGGTAGTGTTCCCGTCCTCTGCAGAGCTCGGCCCCGTGTTGGCCCAGCTGGTGTGCGATCGGGCGCAGAAGGCCCTGAGCGCTGGTAGGAGCCAGTTCTCCCTGGGTCTGTCTGGGGGCAGTTTAGTGTCCATGCTCAGCAAAGAGCTGCCTGCACAACCTGGTCTGGACTGCAGCAAGTGGGTGGTAGGCTTTTGCGACGAGAGACTCGTTCCTTTTGATGACGGAGAAAGCACCTATGGACTGTACAAA AACCAACTTTTCTCCAAAATCAACATTCCAGACGAGGGTATTTTAGCAATAAACCCCTCTTTACCTGTGGAGGAGTGTGCAGAAGATTATGCTCACAAATTAAGTCAg GTCTTCCCCAATGAGGACGTGCCGGTGTTTGACATGTTGCTGTTGGGAATGGGGCCGGATGGACACACATGCTCCCTGTTCCCCGGCCATCCCTTACTACAG GAAACCCAGAAGGTAATCGCCCCCATCAGTGACTCCCCGAAGCCTCCCCCTTGCCGGGTCACCATGACGCTTCCTGTGGTGAACGCGGCTCGCTCTGTGGTGTTCGTGTCCACAGGAGGGAGCAAAGCACCCGTGCTgaag GAAGTTCTGGAGGGTGGTGATGGCCCAGCCCTTCCAGCAGCACTCGTTGTCCCCACTCAGGGAGAGCTGCTCTGGCTCGTGGATGAGCCAGCGGCAGCCTCCCTAACCCTGGGGGTGGAGAGACCTGGGCCTGGTGCCAAGCTGTGA